Proteins encoded by one window of bacterium:
- the trpD gene encoding anthranilate phosphoribosyltransferase gives METKEERWRKFGAVVVRLTRGENITREEARECWRQICEEEQSDLQQGGFIGALKAKPETPEEVAGTFEALYEHDTIKVQVNTPQPLIDNCGTGADTLKTMNISTGAAIISASLGLYVVRHAARAISSNCGAIDVIEALGVNVESAPEIPKKSIENAGICAWNAFLPTVHPKTLARVLSQIRFGSAINLVGPLLNPTMPTFKVMGVPNQEMIDIEARTLRELGFKRAFVMHGLDDESGKGMDELSTLGVTHVAELAEDGTIENYSLTPEDFGLKRAKFEDVASSRDVHKDALSLLRVLAGKDTGPRFDIVCLNAAPLLFITGRAKDLRAGLEMAREAVADGRALNKLRDWVTWQNEKPEDGLPKLESMLSQL, from the coding sequence ATGGAAACAAAAGAGGAACGCTGGCGAAAATTTGGTGCTGTTGTTGTCCGGCTGACACGGGGCGAAAATATTACCCGGGAGGAGGCACGGGAGTGCTGGAGGCAGATATGTGAGGAAGAGCAGAGTGACCTGCAGCAGGGCGGGTTCATCGGTGCGCTCAAGGCCAAGCCCGAGACCCCTGAAGAAGTGGCCGGTACCTTCGAGGCGCTGTATGAGCACGATACGATCAAGGTGCAGGTGAATACGCCGCAGCCCCTGATCGATAACTGCGGCACGGGTGCCGATACCCTGAAAACCATGAATATCAGCACCGGCGCGGCCATTATCTCGGCTTCCCTGGGCCTGTATGTGGTCCGGCACGCGGCACGGGCCATTTCATCCAACTGCGGGGCCATCGATGTCATCGAGGCCCTTGGGGTAAACGTGGAGTCTGCGCCCGAAATCCCGAAAAAGAGCATCGAGAACGCGGGCATCTGTGCCTGGAACGCATTTCTGCCCACCGTGCATCCCAAGACCCTGGCCAGGGTCCTGTCGCAGATCCGGTTCGGTTCAGCCATCAACCTGGTAGGGCCGCTGCTCAATCCCACCATGCCGACTTTCAAGGTCATGGGGGTGCCCAATCAGGAGATGATCGACATCGAAGCCAGGACCCTGCGGGAGCTGGGTTTCAAGAGGGCCTTTGTCATGCATGGCCTGGATGACGAATCCGGCAAGGGCATGGATGAGCTGTCCACCCTGGGAGTTACCCATGTGGCTGAGCTGGCCGAGGATGGAACGATTGAAAATTACAGCCTGACCCCTGAAGATTTTGGCCTGAAGCGGGCAAAATTCGAGGATGTGGCCTCAAGCCGCGATGTGCACAAAGATGCCCTCAGCCTGCTCCGGGTGCTGGCAGGCAAAGACACCGGCCCCCGGTTTGACATCGTCTGCCTGAATGCCGCCCCGCTTCTCTTCATCACCGGCAGGGCCAAAGACCTTCGGGCTGGCCTCGAAATGGCCAGAGAAGCCGTGGCTGACGGCCGCGCCCTGAACAAGCTGCGCGACTGGGTCACCTGGCAGAACGAAAAGCCGGAAGATGGCCTGCCAAAACTTGAAAGCATGCTCAGCCAGCTCTAA
- a CDS encoding Lrp/AsnC ligand binding domain-containing protein, translating to MITALVMINCEMGKVHQVAEDLVNLDGIAEVYSVSGEYDIMAIIRVKEYDLLSKLVSEDIASIGGIARTSTHMAFRCYSKHDMERMWSDFLGA from the coding sequence ATGATCACGGCACTGGTAATGATTAATTGTGAAATGGGCAAGGTTCATCAGGTCGCCGAAGATCTGGTCAACCTGGACGGAATTGCCGAGGTGTACTCCGTATCCGGCGAGTACGACATCATGGCCATCATTCGGGTGAAGGAGTACGATTTGCTGTCCAAGCTGGTTTCGGAGGATATCGCCAGTATCGGCGGCATTGCCAGGACAAGCACCCACATGGCCTTTCGCTGCTACTCAAAGCACGATATGGAGCGAATGTGGTCGGACTTCCTGGGAGCCTGA
- a CDS encoding AAA family ATPase — protein sequence MKNEGNSVVEIGSVTIYLCEPDQVEVEWIGQEDLVRQLRAAWKTRKGEMPMNPRIVGKPGSGKTTLACGVARGLGQSLYLFQATADTRPEDLIITPVIGSGSSIRYMASSIVSAMVRGGTVILDEGNRMSEKSWASLAPLLDRRRYVESVVAGVKIHAHPNFRFCTTMNEDMSTFELPEYIQSRLQPQIFVDFSDRDEELAILRQNLPSTEAEILEYVADFLHVAHEREEDCSIRDGVNIAHYAGLLGQEYPELEIPVKVQQAARMVLGKKAGQYFLREL from the coding sequence TTGAAGAATGAGGGCAATAGCGTTGTAGAAATCGGTTCGGTTACTATCTATCTTTGTGAGCCGGATCAGGTAGAGGTGGAGTGGATCGGCCAGGAGGACCTGGTTCGGCAGCTGCGGGCGGCATGGAAAACCCGGAAGGGAGAAATGCCCATGAATCCGCGGATTGTCGGAAAACCGGGGAGCGGCAAAACAACCCTGGCCTGTGGCGTGGCCCGTGGTCTGGGCCAGTCTCTGTATCTGTTTCAGGCTACGGCAGACACCAGGCCGGAAGACCTGATCATAACGCCGGTGATCGGCAGCGGCAGTTCCATCCGCTACATGGCCAGTTCCATCGTCAGTGCCATGGTCAGGGGCGGAACCGTTATTCTGGACGAGGGAAACCGGATGTCGGAAAAAAGCTGGGCTTCTCTGGCCCCGTTGCTCGACCGGCGGAGGTATGTGGAATCCGTGGTGGCCGGGGTAAAGATCCACGCCCACCCGAATTTCCGGTTCTGTACCACCATGAACGAGGATATGTCCACTTTCGAGTTGCCGGAATACATTCAGTCCCGGCTTCAGCCTCAGATCTTTGTCGATTTCTCCGACCGGGATGAGGAACTGGCTATCCTGCGTCAGAATCTTCCCTCGACCGAAGCTGAAATACTGGAATATGTAGCGGATTTTTTGCATGTGGCCCATGAGCGGGAGGAAGACTGTTCAATCCGTGATGGCGTCAATATCGCCCACTACGCGGGCCTGCTGGGACAGGAATACCCCGAACTGGAGATTCCCGTTAAAGTGCAGCAGGCTGCGCGCATGGTGCTGGGCAAAAAAGCGGGTCAGTATTTCCTGCGCGAATTGTAG
- a CDS encoding IS200/IS605 family accessory protein TnpB-related protein has translation MYHTSRYFFGSNYLHKIVKESLPWESLKLVVVENLQDLKKGKQPKRGKAFRKTLSNWNYRELLSILQMRCEENRVFFRSVNPCKTSQTWRQLFEIVRNFLERQGILPGNNQ, from the coding sequence GTGTATCATACTTCCCGTTATTTTTTCGGCTCTAACTATCTTCACAAGATTGTCAAGGAGAGTTTACCCTGGGAAAGTTTGAAGCTGGTAGTGGTGGAAAACTTACAAGACCTCAAAAAAGGCAAACAACCCAAGAGAGGGAAAGCATTCCGAAAGACGCTCAGTAACTGGAATTATCGGGAGTTGCTGAGTATATTGCAGATGCGCTGTGAGGAAAACCGTGTTTTCTTCCGGTCGGTCAATCCCTGTAAAACCAGTCAGACATGGAGGCAACTATTCGAGATAGTCAGGAACTTTCTGGAAAGGCAGGGAATTTTACCGGGCAACAACCAATAA
- a CDS encoding indole-3-glycerol-phosphate synthase codes for MVGLPGSLSSTGSSGQSSSRLLSGAILEARGRGDIPIIADIKPVSPRDGALVGQRDAAGLARALEKAGACALSVVTEPQHFGGSIRMLTEVAQAVSVPVLRKDFISSAGQIDESFTAGAAAVLLILATIPESLVPALYQRAGELGMEALVEVHTRQELERALALSPLPAIIGINNRDIRNLEKDSGTVRLTEELAPLIPDSVVTISESSLRTPEEVRRALEAGADAVLIGTAILQSNDPAARLTDLISQVRRQV; via the coding sequence GTGGTCGGACTTCCTGGGAGCCTGAGCAGCACAGGAAGTAGTGGCCAAAGCAGCAGCCGCCTGCTCTCCGGAGCGATCCTGGAAGCACGGGGACGGGGTGATATCCCGATCATCGCCGATATCAAGCCGGTTTCACCCCGCGATGGTGCCCTGGTGGGGCAGCGCGATGCGGCAGGGCTGGCCAGGGCTCTGGAGAAGGCCGGAGCATGTGCCCTGTCAGTGGTGACTGAACCACAACACTTCGGCGGCAGCATCAGGATGCTTACCGAAGTGGCTCAGGCAGTCTCGGTGCCTGTTCTCAGGAAAGACTTCATCTCCTCAGCCGGGCAGATCGACGAGTCTTTCACGGCCGGTGCGGCTGCTGTTCTGCTCATTCTGGCTACCATCCCTGAATCCCTGGTGCCCGCCCTCTACCAGCGGGCAGGTGAGCTTGGAATGGAAGCGCTCGTGGAGGTCCATACCCGGCAGGAGCTCGAACGGGCACTGGCGTTATCCCCTCTTCCTGCCATAATCGGTATCAATAACCGGGATATTCGAAACCTCGAAAAGGATAGCGGTACCGTGCGGCTGACCGAGGAACTGGCACCCCTGATTCCCGACTCCGTGGTGACGATCTCCGAAAGCTCCCTGCGCACCCCTGAAGAAGTGCGACGGGCTCTCGAAGCAGGAGCGGATGCGGTCCTGATTGGGACAGCCATTCTGCAATCGAATGATCCTGCAGCACGCCTCACGGACCTGATCAGCCAGGTCAGGAGGCAGGTATGA
- a CDS encoding Ig domain-containing protein, producing MDKFMDKCSLQENIVQENIVPKPGAGALGFFLAGLFLIVFLLSPQQGLGAEPATLQEQLNRDISALFRHPSGQTFRQFGEKSASFSYQPPVKCATPLLRQAMQNRELLYPENRFILHRPTGFSGPDYYGSGVEVWSYSTAEGHFRIYYTEDNSHGDAVSNMDGLVDGQKATIPEYVLRFAQYFEQAWSYVTGTLGYRAPIEAGERIEVFILDMSCYGSTVADSKGLYIMVDNNYQSIHDNLEQEGKVIGAMKITAVHEFFHIVQADYDHWPTSSADNMWWEENTAVWIEDELYDGINDYLNYLGWPYKDRNDNGMWDSGEPYFDIRGDSSSTGREKGWFDYPSVSINKTGNNSPFYAFEYGGVIWAKFLSEHFGQEIVRTIFERIQNPSQDIFLAMDESIQEAGQEAGQDSGRSMASLSEAFIRFKLANLRRSPEDYEEGSTYPVPFHQESYSTYPLHIEAGSLPYLSSRYYVFHKPPAGQTLHIHFAGGAKPPMAVLAIPAASFGDSSPQFGDYHLIPLDNEQQEGDFDFSFDQNQSFTKLIVVPINLSVAATAYYTLEAVTRSNGDIQLPQNHPPLFEPVDDQGVDEGAILTFTLTATDPDGDNLTYSASNLPAGAVFNPNTREFSWGPGPGQEGSHEVTFTATDDSDTPLSSSVTVTVIVHGKSASLTDENASTNKAGCFITSCRFWVKGSL from the coding sequence ATGGATAAATTCATGGATAAATGCAGTCTGCAAGAGAACATCGTGCAGGAGAACATCGTTCCGAAACCAGGAGCAGGAGCATTGGGATTTTTCCTGGCAGGGCTTTTCCTGATAGTGTTTCTTCTGAGCCCGCAGCAGGGACTTGGGGCAGAGCCGGCAACCTTGCAGGAGCAGCTCAACCGGGATATTTCAGCCCTGTTCCGGCATCCTTCCGGCCAGACATTCCGTCAGTTCGGGGAAAAATCCGCTTCTTTTTCTTACCAGCCTCCGGTGAAGTGCGCCACTCCACTGCTCAGGCAGGCCATGCAGAACCGGGAGCTTCTCTATCCCGAAAACAGGTTCATCTTACATCGTCCTACCGGTTTTTCCGGTCCTGACTATTATGGGTCCGGCGTTGAAGTCTGGTCATATTCTACCGCCGAGGGGCATTTTCGCATCTACTACACTGAGGACAACAGTCATGGCGATGCGGTCAGTAATATGGATGGTTTGGTAGATGGCCAGAAAGCCACGATTCCTGAGTATGTGCTTCGGTTTGCCCAATACTTTGAGCAGGCATGGTCGTATGTTACCGGGACACTCGGCTATCGTGCACCGATAGAGGCCGGTGAGCGGATCGAAGTTTTCATCCTGGATATGAGCTGTTACGGCAGCACTGTTGCCGACAGCAAAGGATTGTACATCATGGTGGATAATAATTACCAGAGCATTCATGATAATCTGGAGCAGGAAGGGAAAGTGATCGGAGCAATGAAGATCACCGCGGTCCACGAATTTTTCCACATCGTGCAGGCGGACTACGATCACTGGCCGACATCATCCGCAGATAACATGTGGTGGGAGGAAAATACCGCTGTCTGGATCGAGGATGAATTATATGATGGGATTAACGATTATCTCAATTACCTGGGCTGGCCTTATAAGGACCGTAACGATAACGGCATGTGGGATTCCGGCGAGCCGTATTTCGATATCCGGGGAGATTCAAGCTCAACCGGGCGGGAAAAGGGATGGTTCGATTATCCTTCCGTTTCAATCAATAAGACGGGCAATAATTCTCCCTTTTACGCCTTCGAATATGGAGGGGTCATCTGGGCCAAGTTTCTCTCGGAACATTTCGGCCAGGAAATAGTACGGACTATTTTTGAGCGGATTCAGAATCCCTCCCAGGACATCTTTCTGGCTATGGATGAATCGATTCAGGAAGCGGGTCAAGAGGCGGGTCAGGACTCAGGCCGCAGCATGGCTTCCCTGTCTGAGGCATTTATCCGGTTTAAACTGGCCAATCTGCGCCGCAGCCCGGAAGATTACGAGGAGGGAAGCACGTATCCCGTGCCCTTCCATCAGGAGTCGTACTCGACCTATCCGCTCCATATTGAGGCTGGCAGCCTGCCTTACCTCAGCTCCCGGTATTATGTTTTTCACAAGCCTCCCGCCGGTCAGACACTTCACATCCATTTTGCTGGCGGAGCAAAGCCACCAATGGCTGTTCTGGCCATTCCAGCCGCCTCATTCGGGGATTCTTCTCCTCAATTCGGTGACTATCATCTCATCCCGCTCGATAATGAGCAGCAGGAGGGCGACTTTGATTTTTCTTTTGACCAGAACCAGTCCTTCACAAAGCTGATCGTTGTCCCCATAAATCTCTCGGTAGCCGCAACTGCTTATTACACCCTGGAGGCAGTGACCAGGAGTAATGGTGATATCCAATTACCGCAAAATCATCCCCCCCTCTTCGAGCCTGTCGATGACCAGGGGGTCGATGAAGGTGCGATTCTCACCTTTACCCTGACCGCTACCGACCCCGATGGAGATAACCTGACATACTCCGCCAGCAATTTACCAGCCGGTGCAGTCTTTAATCCTAATACCAGGGAATTTAGCTGGGGACCAGGTCCCGGCCAGGAGGGAAGCCATGAAGTCACCTTTACCGCAACCGATGACAGTGATACTCCCTTAAGCAGCTCGGTGACGGTCACGGTTATTGTTCATGGCAAGAGCGCTTCGCTCACCGATGAAAATGCTTCGACAAATAAGGCAGGTTGCTTTATCACCTCATGCCGGTTCTGGGTTAAGGGATCGCTGTGA
- a CDS encoding phosphoribosylanthranilate isomerase, translating to MTRVKICGLMSRSDIDMAVAAGADALGFVTEYPVAVPWNLTRHQAAGLVAGAPPFVTTTAVVGGAVRDMVAIALCVRPHFLQLHGDETIEDIQAVCQALTGTGIKVLKALRINVDTGKAQFSVPDPVEACRILAQSGLAGLVVDSKTSSRPAGTGVALDWNSIRDVAATIRLPLILAGGLTVHNVAQAIATVQPYAVDVISGVERETGVKDGQLMHDFVKAAKAAGDYSGSQLPILQKDKDKRQRTPLKTQRHRGKPGAKQ from the coding sequence ATGACCAGAGTCAAGATATGCGGCCTCATGAGCCGCAGCGATATCGATATGGCCGTGGCTGCGGGAGCGGATGCTCTCGGCTTTGTGACCGAGTATCCCGTAGCGGTGCCGTGGAATCTCACCCGTCATCAGGCTGCGGGGCTGGTGGCCGGGGCCCCTCCGTTTGTGACTACAACCGCAGTCGTGGGCGGTGCCGTGCGGGATATGGTGGCTATCGCCCTCTGTGTCAGACCGCATTTTTTACAGCTCCACGGCGATGAAACCATCGAGGATATCCAGGCTGTATGCCAGGCGCTGACAGGTACCGGCATCAAGGTCCTGAAAGCCCTCCGGATCAATGTGGATACCGGCAAAGCGCAGTTCTCCGTACCCGATCCGGTTGAAGCCTGCCGCATTCTTGCCCAATCCGGCCTGGCCGGGCTGGTGGTTGATTCCAAGACCTCCAGCCGACCGGCAGGCACAGGCGTTGCCCTGGACTGGAACAGTATCCGTGATGTAGCAGCCACAATCCGCCTGCCCCTCATCCTGGCCGGAGGCCTGACCGTGCATAATGTCGCCCAGGCTATTGCCACGGTACAGCCCTATGCAGTGGACGTGATCAGCGGTGTGGAAAGGGAAACAGGGGTGAAGGACGGGCAATTGATGCACGATTTCGTGAAGGCAGCAAAGGCCGCCGGGGATTATAGCGGCTCTCAATTGCCTATCCTCCAAAAAGACAAAGACAAAAGGCAAAGAACACCACTCAAGACACAGAGGCACAGAGGTAAGCCCGGAGCAAAGCAATGA
- a CDS encoding dihydrofolate reductase family protein, producing MNRPYTFMLVAVSLDGKISPRRQPGQPNPIGPSLIDADIMKLHNGQRARADGIMVGLNCILLDDSRLTLRDHTGKNPTRIVLDGLAEIPPTARILNCEDAPTIIAVTRDAPAERVSAFQERGAQIVTCGRGKYVDLPQLMSALHERFGIRRLLVEGGGTVHQSMIAAGLYDELHLIICPFVIGGSSSITPVERSSFWVKGNIPAFRLDKADILGDYLYVIYKPAEQQAGGEPPGGE from the coding sequence ATGAATAGACCCTATACCTTCATGCTGGTGGCTGTCAGCCTGGACGGCAAGATATCGCCCCGCAGACAACCCGGACAGCCCAACCCCATCGGCCCATCCCTTATCGACGCGGATATCATGAAACTGCACAATGGACAGCGAGCCAGAGCGGACGGCATCATGGTGGGTCTTAACTGCATCCTGCTGGATGATTCTCGCCTGACTCTGCGTGATCATACGGGGAAGAATCCCACGCGCATCGTGCTGGACGGTCTGGCGGAGATTCCGCCGACAGCCAGGATCCTGAATTGTGAAGATGCGCCTACCATCATCGCCGTAACCAGGGACGCACCTGCCGAACGGGTCAGTGCTTTCCAGGAGCGCGGGGCACAAATCGTGACCTGCGGCCGCGGCAAATATGTTGACCTGCCGCAGCTCATGAGCGCCCTGCACGAGCGGTTCGGAATCAGGCGGCTGCTGGTCGAGGGCGGCGGGACCGTGCACCAGTCGATGATCGCTGCCGGACTTTACGATGAGCTTCACCTGATCATCTGCCCCTTTGTCATCGGCGGATCCTCCTCGATCACGCCCGTGGAGAGAAGCTCGTTCTGGGTGAAAGGGAATATCCCTGCATTCAGGCTGGATAAGGCCGATATTCTTGGTGACTATCTTTATGTTATCTATAAACCGGCGGAACAACAGGCGGGCGGTGAGCCGCCGGGTGGTGAGTAA
- a CDS encoding molybdopterin-dependent oxidoreductase, with translation MEVKYSSCYFCTSKGCAMKVYVDGDRIQRVTVDTRAPVTPAGFCVRPTLAREYQDHPFRLNFPLKRRAERGANQWEEISWDQAFDEIADKLGRIRERYGAESLATSSGTGRGAWDFAKGRFMNLFGSPNRFGAVTICYGPRSMVWLTTFGGSIVPDQKPGKTRLAVLWGRNPHEGGPSTWHSFKKARQAGARTMVVDPRCTEASRQADCWVQLRPGTDAALALGLMHVIIEEGLYDREFVENHTAGFSQLKERVREYPPDRVAGITGLSTWKIQETARFFAANQPSTMVIGVAAEHSSPNSIQAVRAINLLFAITGSIDREGGNLIAGPCSGFIPDAAMELNHMLSPQQRAKQIGSDRFRFLSYPGWELVEEQVRKIWGDRHPAAVYLNCMAHAPSVFRAMLTEKPYPVKALIVAASNPLLSYANTRLVYQALMATELLVTFDITWTPTALISDYVLPAACWLERPDMGNFSSVGAYPLVQIGEAALPARIPGKYERLNDYEFWRGLGLRLGQEEHWPWETFEAVWEYRLKEIMDRRNVKTLSEFIRQQRWEIEPPKAGLCAQGPLATPSGKVELYSSIFEKLGYDPLPDYQEINEKNGAPDDETLRQYPLINISGCRVIPFHHSEFRHVESFRQRHPDPIVEIHVDLARRKGITDGDWVWIETPIGRVKQRARLTTSFDPGYISSQHSWWFPEMPAEAPSLHGLWESNINVTTDDDPEKCDPISGGWPFKGQHLRCRIRKAEKEGEG, from the coding sequence ATGGAGGTAAAATATTCCAGTTGTTATTTTTGTACCAGCAAGGGCTGTGCCATGAAGGTTTACGTCGATGGGGACCGGATACAGCGCGTAACCGTCGATACCAGAGCGCCGGTTACTCCGGCTGGCTTCTGTGTAAGGCCGACCCTGGCCAGAGAGTACCAGGATCACCCTTTCCGGCTGAACTTTCCCCTGAAGCGCCGGGCAGAGCGCGGCGCAAATCAATGGGAGGAGATTTCATGGGATCAGGCCTTTGATGAAATTGCAGATAAGCTCGGCCGCATCCGCGAGCGCTACGGTGCGGAAAGCCTGGCTACCAGTTCGGGCACGGGCCGTGGAGCGTGGGATTTTGCCAAAGGCCGCTTCATGAACCTGTTCGGCAGCCCCAATCGCTTCGGAGCGGTCACGATCTGCTATGGACCTCGCAGCATGGTCTGGCTCACCACCTTCGGCGGTTCCATCGTGCCGGACCAAAAACCTGGCAAAACCAGGCTGGCGGTGCTCTGGGGCCGCAATCCTCACGAAGGCGGGCCATCAACCTGGCACAGCTTCAAAAAAGCCAGACAGGCCGGAGCGCGGACCATGGTCGTGGACCCCCGCTGCACCGAGGCCAGCCGTCAGGCCGACTGCTGGGTGCAGCTCAGGCCCGGCACCGATGCAGCCCTGGCCCTTGGCCTGATGCACGTCATCATCGAGGAAGGGCTCTACGACCGGGAGTTTGTCGAAAACCACACCGCTGGCTTTTCCCAACTGAAGGAGCGGGTCAGGGAGTATCCTCCCGACCGGGTGGCCGGGATTACGGGCCTGTCCACCTGGAAGATACAGGAGACAGCGCGGTTCTTTGCAGCCAATCAGCCCTCGACCATGGTCATTGGCGTGGCTGCCGAGCACAGTTCCCCCAACAGCATCCAGGCTGTCCGGGCCATTAATCTTCTGTTTGCCATCACCGGCAGCATTGACCGGGAAGGCGGCAACCTGATTGCCGGTCCGTGCTCCGGATTCATCCCGGATGCGGCTATGGAGCTGAATCATATGCTTTCGCCGCAGCAGCGGGCAAAGCAGATCGGCAGCGACCGATTCCGGTTCCTCAGCTATCCCGGCTGGGAGCTGGTCGAAGAGCAGGTTCGCAAAATCTGGGGCGACCGCCATCCTGCGGCTGTCTATCTGAACTGCATGGCCCATGCACCCAGCGTGTTCCGGGCCATGCTGACCGAAAAGCCCTATCCGGTGAAAGCCCTGATTGTCGCCGCCAGCAATCCTCTCCTGTCATATGCCAATACCCGGCTCGTCTACCAGGCGCTTATGGCCACCGAGCTTCTGGTGACCTTTGATATCACCTGGACCCCCACCGCTCTGATTTCAGACTACGTGCTTCCTGCCGCCTGCTGGCTGGAGCGGCCCGACATGGGCAATTTCTCCTCGGTGGGTGCCTATCCCCTGGTGCAGATCGGCGAGGCTGCCCTGCCTGCCCGCATTCCGGGAAAGTACGAGCGCCTGAACGACTACGAGTTCTGGCGGGGGCTTGGCCTGCGGCTGGGGCAGGAGGAGCACTGGCCGTGGGAAACCTTCGAGGCTGTCTGGGAATACCGGCTGAAGGAAATCATGGACCGCCGCAATGTCAAAACGCTTTCGGAATTCATCCGCCAGCAGCGATGGGAGATCGAGCCACCGAAAGCAGGCCTTTGTGCCCAGGGGCCGCTGGCAACCCCCTCCGGCAAGGTCGAGCTTTATTCCAGCATTTTTGAAAAGCTGGGCTACGATCCCCTGCCGGATTATCAGGAAATCAATGAGAAGAACGGTGCGCCGGATGACGAAACCCTGCGACAATACCCGCTGATCAATATCAGCGGCTGCCGGGTCATACCCTTTCATCACAGCGAGTTTCGCCATGTCGAGAGCTTCCGTCAGCGGCATCCTGACCCGATCGTCGAAATCCACGTTGACCTTGCCCGCCGCAAAGGCATCACCGATGGTGACTGGGTGTGGATCGAAACCCCGATCGGCCGGGTGAAGCAGCGCGCCCGCCTGACCACTTCCTTCGATCCCGGCTATATCAGCTCCCAGCATTCCTGGTGGTTTCCGGAAATGCCTGCCGAGGCACCGTCACTGCATGGGCTGTGGGAATCGAACATCAATGTCACCACCGACGATGATCCTGAAAAGTGCGACCCCATCTCCGGCGGCTGGCCCTTCAAGGGGCAGCACCTTCGATGCCGCATCAGGAAGGCGGAGAAGGAGGGAGAAGGATGA